From a single Oncorhynchus nerka isolate Pitt River linkage group LG11, Oner_Uvic_2.0, whole genome shotgun sequence genomic region:
- the LOC115137577 gene encoding extracellular calcium-sensing receptor-like — translation MSLCGWLLLLYCLHVPGSVWGLDGGGEGACRLEAKPVSGSVYRAGDVVIGGLFPIHVEAPLPEQEFRSIKGNSTCTMFNQRAYRWLQTMIFAVEEINRDPALLHNLTLGFLASDTCLSEGTTLGAALAMVTGKEASVVGTECGTTPEVPVIIGDARSSASIVVAQTLGPFDFPMVSYFATCACLSDTWRYPSFFRTVPSDAFQARGMAKLLRQLGWVWVGLLSGDGDYGKIGVQLLLQELQGSGVCVAYSEVIPKVPSKRQIRHIVDTIKGSTARVVVAFVGFTGHSGALMEEVVRQNITDKQWIASEAWVTYSTIASPKNLPSLAGTIGFALKKADIPGLGPFLTRLHPDGDYLKSDPFLRELWEEMFGCSLGVDLSVTLPSRRQCTGSEVIREGESQYADVSQLRASYNVYKAVYAIAYAIQDMMACRPGDGVFNGGQCPDIRKLQPSQIVHYLRGVNFSTPVGESFHFDMNGDPPASYDIINWHVTPEGTAEFVQVGHFLSSEGSDDQFHIDMDKVVWGGGSGDEVLVSVCSADCPPGTRHAVQKGRPVCCFDCLSCAEGEISNTTGSDDCIRCPEHFWSNPDRTACIAQLVDFLSYSDTMGVILSVISVSGATLTAGALATFLYHRHTALVKANNSELSFLLLLSLKICFLCALVFIGQPKPWTCMLRHTLFGISFVFCISCLLSRTVVVLVAFRATLPGENLMRYFSPTQQRMGISLCTLIQVLICGLWLALAPPRPAERRGREGRGPRVILECEVGSVVGFSLVLGYIGLLASLCLLLAFLARKLPDNFNEAKFITFSMLIFCAVWISFIPAYVSSPGKYTVAVEIFAILASSFGLLFCLFAPKCYIILLRPERNTKKHMMSNLKPSRNT, via the exons atgaGCCTGTGTGGTTGGCTGTTGCTGCTCTACTGTCTCCATGTCCCTGGGTCTGTCTGGGGTCtggatggaggtggagagggggctTGTCGGCTGGAAGCTAAGCCCGTCTCGGGCAGTGTTTATCGGGCAGGAGATGTGGTCATTGGGGGCCTGTTCCCCATCCATGTGGAAGCCCCTCTACCAGAGCAGGAGTTCAGGAGCATTAAGGGAAATTCTACCTGTACAAT GTTCAACCAGCGTGCTTACCGCTGGCTCCAGACTATGATCTTTGCTGTGGAGGAGATTAATCGTGACCCAGCCCTCCTGCATAACCTCACCCTGGGGTTCCTGGCATCTGACACATGCCTGTCAGAGGGCACCACCCTGGGGGCAGCCCTAGCCATGGTGACCGGCAAGGAGGCCTCCGTGGTGGGCACAGAGTGTGGCACAACCCCTGAGGTTCCCGTCATCATCGGCGATGCCCGCTCCTCAGCTTCCATCGTGGTGGCACAGACCCTCGGgccatttgattttcccatg GTGAGTTACTTTGCCACCTGTGCGTGTttgagtgacacctggaggtaCCCCTCATTCTTCCGTACGGTACCCAGCGATGCCTTCCAGGCTCGGGGCATGGCCAAGCTGCTGCGTCAGCTGGGCTGGGTGTGGGTGGGGCTGTTGTCAGGGGATGGAGACTATGGCAAGATTGGGGTTCAGCTGCTTCTCCAAGAGCTCCAGGGATCTGGGGTGTGTGTCGCTTACTCTGAGGTCATTCCCAAG GTACCGTCTAAGAGACAGATCAGGCACATAGTGGACACCATCAAAGGATCTACTGCCAGAGTGGTGGTGGCATTTGTAGGATTCACAGGTCATTCAGGG GCCCTGATGGAAGAGGTTGTCCGTCAGAACATTACAGATAAGCAGTGGATTGCCTCAGAGGCCTGGGTCACCTACTCTACTATCGCCTCCCCGAAAAACCTGCCCTCTCTTGCCGGGACAATCGGTTTTGCACTGAAGAAAGCTGACATTCCCGGCCTGGGGCCTTTCCTAACACGCCTCCATCCAGACGGGGACTACCTGAAGTCCGACCCCTTCCTGAGAGAATTGTGGGAGGAGATGTTTGGGTGTTCTCTGGGGGTTGACCTCAGCGTGACACTGCCGTCCCGGCGACAGTGTACGGGGTCAGAGGTCATAC GTGAGGGGGAGAGCCAGTATGCTGACGTGTCTCAGCTGAGAGCCAGCTATAATGTGTACAAGGCTGTGTACGCCATCGCCTACGCCATACAGGATATGATGGCCTGTCGACCAGGGGACGGAGTCTTTAATGGTGGACAGTGCCCTGATATCAGGAAGCTTCAGCCCAGCCAG ATTGTTCATTATCTGAGGGGAGTGAACTTCAGTACTCCTGTGGGGGAATCTTTCCACTTCGACATGAATGGTGATCCGCCTGCCTCTTATGACATCATCAACTGGCATGTGACCCCCGAGGGGACGGCAGAGTTTGTCCAGGTCGGACATTTTCTGTCCTCTGAGGGATCGGACGACCAGTTTCACATCGACATGGATAAAGTGGTGTGGGGTGGGGGCAGCGGAGATGAG GTCCTTGTGTCTGTATGCAGTGCTGACTGTCCCCCTGGTACCAGGCATGCGGTACAGAAGGGGAGGCCTGTGTGCTGCTTTGACTGTCTGTCCTGTGCTGAGGGAGAGATCAGCAACACAACAG GGTCAGATGACTGTATTAGGTGTCCAGAGCATTTCTGGTCCAACCCTGATCGTACGGCCTGCATCGCCCAGCTGGTGGACTTCCTCTCCTACAGCGACACCATGGGGGTCATCCTGTCTGTCATCTCAGTTTCCGGGGCAACACTCACAGCCGGTGCCCTGGCAACCTTCCTCTACCACCGTCACACGGCCCTG GTGAAAGCCAACAACTCTGAGCTCAGCTTCCTGCTCCTGCTGTCACTCAAGATCTGCTTCCTGTGTGCACTGGTTTTCATTGGCCAGCCGAAGCCATGGACGTGCATGCTGAGACACACCCTGTTTGGTATAAGCTTTGTGTTCTGCATCTCCTGTCTGCTCAGCAGGactgtggtggtgctggtggccTTCAGGGCCACTCTGCCTGGAGAGAACCTGATGAGATACTTCAGCCCCACCCAGCAGAGGATGGGTATCTCACTCTGCACACTCATCCAG GTGCTGATCTGTGGGCTGTGGCTGGCCTTAGCTCCACCCCGACCTgctgagaggaggggaagagagggtcgGGGCCCGAGGGTCATCCTGGAGTGTGAAGTGGGCTCTGTGGTCGGATTCTCTCTGGTGCTGGGCTACATCGGCCTTCtggcctccctctgtctcctcttagCCTTcctggccaggaaactcccagaCAACTTCAACGAGGCCAAGTTCATCACCTTCAGCATGCTGATCTTCTGTGCCGTGTGGATCTCCTTCATCCCTGCCTATGTCAGCTCTCCTGGGAAGTACACAGTAGCTGTAGAGATCTTTGCCATCCTGGCCTCCAGCTTTGggctgctgttctgtctgtttgCTCCAAAGTGTTACATCATCCTTCTGAGACCAGAGAGAAACACCAAGAAACACATGATGTCTAATTTGAAACCATCAAGAAACACATGA
- the LOC115137730 gene encoding extracellular calcium-sensing receptor-like, with translation MSLWGWLWLLYCLHVPVCVWGLDGGGEGACQLIAKPVSGSVYRAGDVVIGGLFPIHVEAPPPEQEFRSIKENSTCRIFYQRAYRWLQTMIFAVEEINRNPALLPNLTLGFLASDTCLSEGTTLGAALAMVTGQEASVVGTECGTTPEVPVIIGDARSTASIVVAQTLGPFDLPMVSYFASCACLSDTWRYPSFFRTVPSDAFQARGMARLLRQLGWVWVGLVSGDDDYGKFGVQLLLQELQGSGVCVAYSEFIPKVGSQRRLRYIVDTIRGSTARVVVTFAITKDAHALMEEVVRQNITDKQWIASEAWVTDSTLSSPENLPSLAGTIGFALKKADIPGLGPFLTRLHPDGNYQKSDPFLKLLWEEMFGCSLGVELSMTQSSRRQCTGSEVIGEGESQYADVSQLRASYNVYKAVYAIAYAIQDMMACRPGDGVFNGGQCPDIRKLEPSQIVHYLRGVNFSTPVGESFHFDVNGDPPASYDIMNWHVTPEGTAEFVQVGHFVSSEGSGGQIDIDMDKVVWGGGSGDEVPVSVCSADCPPGTRHAVQKGRPVCCFDCLSCAEGEISNTTGSDDCSRCPERFWSNPDRTACIPQLVDFLSYSDTMGVILSVISVSGATLTAGALATFLYHRHTALVKANNSELSFLLLLSLKLCFLCALVFIGQPNPWTCMLRHTLFGISFVFCISCLLSRTVVVLVAFRSTLPGENLMRYFSPTQQRMGISLCTLIQVLICVLWLALAPPQPAERGGREGRGPRVVLECEVGSVVGFSLVLGYIGLLASLCLLLAFLARKLPDNFNEAKFITFSMLIFCAVWISFIPAYVSSPGKYTVAVEIFAILASSFGLLFCLFAPKCYIILLRPERNTKKQMMSK, from the exons ATGAGCCTCTGGGGCTGGCTGTGGCTGCTCTACTGTCTCcatgttcctgtgtgtgtctggggtctggatggaggtggagagggggctTGTCAGCTGATAGCTAAGCCCGTCTCAGGCAGTGTTTATCGGGCAGGAGATGTGGTCATTGGGGGCCTGTTCCCCATCCATGTGGAAGCCCCTCCGCCAGAGCAGGAGTTCAGGAGCATTAAGGAAAATTCTACCTGTAGAAT TTTCTACCAGCGTGCTTACCGCTGGCTCCAGACTATGATCTTTGCTGTGGAGGAGATTAACCGTAACCCAGCCCTCCTGCCTAACCTCACCCTGGGGTTCCTGGCATCTGACACATGCCTGTCAGAGGGCACCACCCTGGGGGCAGCCCTAGCCATGGTGACTGGCCAGGAGGCCTCTGTGGTGGGCACAGAATGTGGCACAACCCCTGAGGTTCCCGTCATCATCGGGGATGCCCGCTCCACAGCTTCCATCGTGGTGGCACAGACCCTCGGGCCGTTTGATTTACCCATG gtgAGTTACTTTGCCTCCTGCGCGTGTttgagtgacacctggaggtaCCCCTCATTCTTCCGTACGGTACCCAGCGATGCCTTCCAGGCTCGGGGCATGGCCAGGCTGCTGCGTCAGCTGGGCTGGGTGTGGGTGGGGCTGGTGTCAGGGGATGATGACTATGGCAAGTTTGGGGTTCAGCTGCTTCTCCAAGAGCTCCAGGGATCTGGGGTGTGTGTCGCCTACTCTGAGTTCATCCCCAAG GTAGGATCTCAGAGACGTCTCAGGTACATCGTGGACACCATCAGAGGATCGACTGCCAGAGTGGTGGTGACATTTGCTATCACAAAGGATGCACAT GCCCTGATGGAAGAGGTTGTCCGTCAGAACATTACAGATAAGCAATGGATTGCCTCAGAGGCCTGGGTCActgactctactctctcctcccctgaaaACCTACCCTCTCTTGCCGGGACCATTGGATTTGCCCTGAAGAAAGCTGACATTCCCGGCTTGGGGCCTTTCCTAACACGTCTCCATCCAGATGGGAACTATCAGAAGTCTGACCCCTTCCTGAAGTTATTGTGGGAAGAGATGTTTGGGTGTTCTCTGGGGGTTGAACTCAGCATGACCCAGTCGTCCAGGCGACAGTGTACTGGGTCAGAGGTCATAG GTGAGGGGGAGAGCCAGTATGCTGACGTGTCTCAGCTGAGAGCCAGCTATAATGTGTACAAGGCTGTGTACGCCATCGCCTATGCCATACAGGATATGATGGCCTGTCGACCAGGGGACGGAGTCTTTAATGGTGGACAGTGCCCTGATATCAGGAAGCTTGAGCCCAGCCAG ATTGTTCATTATCTGAGGGGAGTGAACTTCAGTACTCCTGTGGGGGAATCTTTCCACTTCGATGTGAATGGTGATCCGCCTGCCTCTTATGACATCATGAACTGGCATGTGACCCCCGAGGGGACGGCAGAGTTTGTCCAGGTTGGACATTTTGTGTCCTCTGAGGGATCGGGCGGCCAGATTGACATCGACATGGATAAAGTGGTGTGGGGTGGGGGCAGCGGAGATGAG GTCCCTGTGTCTGTATGCAGTGCTGACTGTCCCCCTGGTACCAGGCATGCGGTACAGAAGGGGAGGCCTGTGTGCTGCTTTGACTGTCTGTCCTGTGCTGAGGGAGAGATCAGCAACACAACAG GGTCAGATGACTGTAGTAGGTGTCCAGAGCGGTTCTGGTCCAACCCTGATCGTACGGCCTGCATCCCCCAGCTGGTGGACTTCCTCTCCTACAGTGACACCATGGGGGTCATCCTGTCTGTCATCTCAGTTTCCGGGGCAACACTCACAGCCGGTGCCCTGGCCACCTTCCTCTACCACCGTCACACGGCCCTG GTGAAAGCCAACAACTCTGAGCTCAGCTTCCTGCTCCTGTTGTCACTCAAGCTCTGCTTCCTGTGTGCTCTGGTTTTCATTGGTCAGCCGAACCCGTGGACGTGCATGCTGAGACACACCCTGTTTGGTATAAGCTTTGTGTTCTGCATCTCCTGTCTGCTCAGCAGGactgtggtggtgctggtggccTTCAGGTCCACTCTGCCTGGAGAGAACCTGATGAGATACTTCAGCCCCACCCAGCAGAGGATGGGTATCTCACTCTGCACACTCATCCAG GTGCTGATCTGTGTACTGTGGCTGGCCTTGGCTCCACCCCAACCGgctgagaggggaggaagagagggtcgTGGGCCGAGGGTCGTCCTGGAGTGTGAGGTGGGCTCTGTGGTCGGCTTCTCTCTGGTGCTGGGCTACATCGGCCTGCtggcctccctctgtctccttttaGCCTTcctggccaggaaactcccagaCAACTTCAACGAGGCCAAGTTCATCACCTTCAGCATGCTGATCTTCTGTGCCGTGTGGATCTCCTTCATCCCTGCCTATGTCAGCTCTCCTGGGAAGTACACAGTAGCTGTAGAGATCTTTGCCATCCTGGCCTCCAGCTTTGggctgctgttctgtctgtttgCTCCAAAGTGTTACATCATCCTTCTGAGACCAGAGAGAAACACCAAGAAACAAATGATGTCGAAATAG